One Chryseobacterium sp. StRB126 genomic region harbors:
- a CDS encoding metallophosphoesterase: MRIQIISDLHQEFGRTELCFDNADVVVLAGDINLGTKGIEWIKEAIWDKPVIYVLGNHEYYKGSYPKTLHKIKNAAEDSNVFVLENSFIDIEGVRFHGTTLWTDFSIFGNPVKYGMICQPKINDYKKITRDPSYSKLRTIDTFKIHQLSKVWLEESLEVSKGFKNIVVTHHAPSIQSVPEHYKEDPLTSAYVSNLEDMILEHQPMYWVHGHIHTPSRYKIGKTEVICNPHGYIDEKYNGYERELIVEV, from the coding sequence ATGCGGACGTTGTTGTTTTGGCTGGTGATATCAATTTGGGAACCAAAGGAATTGAATGGATTAAAGAAGCAATTTGGGATAAGCCCGTCATTTATGTGCTGGGAAATCATGAATATTATAAAGGCTCTTATCCGAAGACATTACATAAAATTAAAAATGCTGCTGAAGATTCCAATGTTTTTGTACTCGAAAATTCTTTCATAGATATTGAAGGTGTGCGTTTTCATGGAACTACTTTATGGACTGATTTTTCAATTTTTGGAAACCCTGTGAAATATGGAATGATATGCCAACCCAAGATAAATGATTATAAAAAGATCACCCGTGATCCTTCTTATTCTAAATTGAGAACAATAGATACTTTTAAGATTCATCAGCTTTCAAAAGTATGGCTGGAGGAGAGTCTTGAAGTTTCGAAAGGATTTAAAAATATAGTGGTTACCCATCATGCCCCCAGTATTCAATCCGTACCGGAACATTATAAAGAAGATCCGTTGACTTCAGCGTACGTCTCCAATTTGGAGGATATGATTCTGGAGCACCAGCCCATGTATTGGGTTCATGGTCATATTCATACCCCATCCAGATATAAAATTGGAAAAACTGAGGTCATTTGTAATCCTCATGGTTATATTGATGAAAAATATAATGGATATGAAAGGGAATTGATTGTTGAAGTATAA